Proteins encoded within one genomic window of Burkholderiaceae bacterium:
- a CDS encoding Membrane protein insertion efficiency factor YidD, whose product MMRALLIALVRGYRLLLSPWLGAACRFEPTCSGYALEALARHGAAAGSYLTLRRLVRCHPWCDGGCDPVPERLPRGPAATAVARMFTSLMTSGAAKSNNKPSS is encoded by the coding sequence ATGATGCGCGCACTGCTCATCGCGCTGGTGCGCGGCTATCGGCTCTTGCTGAGTCCCTGGCTCGGCGCGGCGTGCCGGTTCGAGCCGACCTGCTCGGGCTATGCGCTCGAAGCGCTGGCGCGCCACGGCGCTGCCGCCGGCAGCTATCTCACGCTGCGCCGGCTCGTGCGTTGCCACCCCTGGTGCGACGGCGGCTGCGACCCGGTGCCGGAGCGTCTGCCGCGCGGACCCGCTGCGACGGCAGTGGCACGAATGTTTACCTCTCTGATGACGTCCGGCGCGGCGAAGTCCAACAACAAGCCCTCTTCATGA
- a CDS encoding Ribonuclease P protein component: MQRLKTRAQFQTVMQAGGIVSRSAHFALHRCAAQHLAPVPRREADGPEAADQRDAAAPATVWIGALLPKRWARRAVTRNALRRQIYSVAAEFEPRLAQAAHLVRLRAGFDRARFVSASSEALRRAVRGELQQLFAGAAGPAAAPAAAGSAS; encoded by the coding sequence GTGCAGCGACTGAAAACGCGCGCGCAATTCCAGACCGTCATGCAAGCAGGCGGCATCGTCTCTCGCTCCGCGCATTTCGCGCTGCACCGCTGTGCGGCGCAGCACCTCGCGCCCGTGCCGCGGCGCGAAGCCGACGGGCCGGAAGCCGCTGATCAGCGTGACGCCGCCGCGCCGGCCACGGTCTGGATCGGCGCGCTGCTGCCCAAGCGCTGGGCCCGGCGCGCGGTGACGCGCAACGCGCTGCGGCGGCAGATCTACAGCGTCGCCGCGGAATTCGAGCCGAGGCTCGCGCAAGCGGCTCATCTGGTGCGGCTGCGCGCCGGTTTCGATCGCGCTCGGTTCGTCAGCGCCAGTTCCGAGGCGTTGCGGCGCGCGGTGCGCGGCGAACTGCAGCAGCTGTTTGCCGGCGCCGCCGGCCCGGCCGCTGCGCCCGCCGCTGCCGGGTCGGCGTCATGA
- a CDS encoding DNA gyrase subunit B, with protein MSEQNEPISPANSAPEEAVSAQSGEGASSFRPVIDAHQAGASEAYGADSIQILEGLEAVRKRPGMYIGDTSDGTGLHHLVFEVVDNSIDEALAGHCDDILVTIHPDNSVSVVDNGRGIPTDVKMDDKHEPKRTAAEIALTELHAGGKFNQNSYKVSGGLHGVGVSCVNALSKMLRLTIRREGLVHVMEFSRGVVQNRIVETQDGAEVSPMKVTGKTDKRGTEVHFLPDAEIFKENSDFHYDILSRRLRELSFLNNGVRIRLKDERTAKEDDFAGAGGVRGFVDFINKGKTVLHPNVFYATGERESDQGTVIGVEVAMQWNSGYNEQVLCFTNNIPQRDGGTHLTGLRAAMTRVINKYIEENELAKKAKVEISGDDMREGLTCVLSVKVPEPKFSSQTKDKLVSSEVRGPVEDLVGRLLGDYLQERPQDAKIIVGKIIEAARAREAARKARDMTRRKGVLDGMGLPGKLADCQEKDPALCEIYIVEGDSAGGSAKQGRDRKFQAILPLRGKILNVEKARYEKLLSSNEIVTLVTALGTGIGKAGGPNGGDDFDAAKLRYHRIIIMTDADVDGAHIRTLLLTFFYRQMPELVERGHIYIAQPPLYKVKVGRDEQYLKDDAELDAFLLRVALKDASVITGVSPDGSVPAANVISGDTLAELARKHQLAEAVINRLAGFMDVEALRAVADGVAVNLDTVADAEGSAIALQAALPDAEVAGEFDAHHDKPLLRISRRHHGNIKSSVLTQDFVHGADYAALAEAAHTFRGLLGEGARVMRGEGEKRREESVADFRQAMRWLLQEAERATARQRYKGLGEMNPEQLWETTMDPAVRRLLRVQIDDAIEADRVFTMLMGDEVEPRRDFIETNALRAGNIDV; from the coding sequence ATGTCCGAACAAAACGAGCCGATTTCGCCTGCCAACTCCGCACCCGAGGAGGCGGTGTCGGCGCAGTCGGGCGAGGGGGCATCGAGCTTTCGCCCGGTGATCGACGCGCATCAGGCGGGCGCGTCCGAAGCTTACGGCGCCGACTCGATCCAGATCCTCGAAGGCCTGGAGGCGGTGCGCAAGCGCCCTGGCATGTACATCGGCGACACCTCGGACGGCACTGGGCTGCATCACCTGGTGTTCGAGGTGGTAGACAACTCGATCGACGAAGCGCTGGCCGGCCATTGCGACGACATCCTGGTCACGATCCATCCCGACAACTCGGTCAGCGTGGTCGACAACGGCCGCGGCATCCCGACCGACGTGAAGATGGACGACAAGCACGAGCCGAAGCGCACCGCCGCCGAGATCGCGCTGACCGAGCTGCATGCGGGCGGCAAGTTCAACCAGAACAGCTACAAGGTGTCGGGCGGGCTGCACGGCGTCGGCGTGAGCTGCGTGAATGCGCTCTCGAAGATGCTGCGCCTGACGATACGCCGCGAAGGCCTGGTGCACGTGATGGAGTTCTCGCGCGGCGTGGTGCAGAACCGAATCGTCGAGACGCAGGACGGCGCAGAGGTCTCGCCAATGAAGGTCACCGGCAAGACCGACAAGCGCGGCACCGAGGTGCACTTTCTGCCCGACGCCGAGATCTTCAAGGAGAACAGCGACTTCCACTACGACATCCTGAGCCGGCGCCTGCGCGAGCTTTCGTTCCTGAACAACGGGGTGCGGATACGGCTGAAGGACGAGCGCACCGCCAAGGAGGACGACTTCGCCGGCGCCGGCGGCGTGCGCGGCTTCGTCGACTTCATCAACAAGGGCAAGACCGTGCTGCACCCGAACGTGTTCTACGCGACCGGCGAGCGCGAGAGCGACCAGGGCACGGTGATCGGCGTCGAGGTCGCGATGCAGTGGAACAGTGGCTACAACGAGCAGGTGCTGTGCTTCACCAACAACATCCCGCAGCGCGACGGTGGCACGCACCTGACCGGCCTGCGCGCGGCGATGACGCGCGTCATCAACAAGTACATCGAAGAGAACGAGCTCGCGAAGAAGGCCAAGGTCGAGATCAGCGGCGACGACATGCGCGAAGGCCTGACCTGCGTGCTGTCGGTGAAGGTGCCCGAGCCCAAGTTTTCGAGCCAGACGAAAGACAAGCTGGTGTCGAGCGAGGTGCGCGGCCCGGTCGAGGACCTGGTGGGCCGGCTGCTCGGCGACTACCTGCAGGAACGCCCTCAGGACGCGAAGATCATCGTCGGCAAGATCATCGAGGCGGCGCGCGCACGCGAGGCGGCGCGCAAGGCGCGCGACATGACGCGGCGCAAGGGCGTGCTCGACGGCATGGGCCTGCCCGGCAAGCTCGCCGACTGCCAGGAAAAGGACCCGGCGCTGTGCGAGATCTACATCGTCGAGGGCGACTCGGCCGGCGGCAGCGCCAAGCAGGGGCGCGACCGCAAGTTCCAGGCGATCCTGCCGCTGCGCGGCAAGATTTTGAACGTCGAGAAGGCGCGCTACGAGAAGCTGCTGTCGTCCAACGAGATCGTCACGCTGGTCACGGCGCTGGGCACCGGCATCGGCAAGGCCGGCGGACCGAACGGCGGCGACGACTTCGACGCGGCCAAGCTGCGCTACCACCGCATCATCATCATGACCGACGCGGACGTCGACGGCGCGCACATCCGCACGCTGCTGCTCACGTTCTTTTATCGCCAGATGCCCGAGCTGGTCGAGCGCGGCCACATCTACATCGCGCAGCCGCCGCTGTACAAAGTCAAGGTCGGGCGCGACGAGCAATACCTGAAGGACGACGCCGAGCTCGACGCGTTCCTGCTGCGCGTGGCGCTGAAAGACGCGAGCGTCATCACCGGCGTGTCGCCTGACGGCTCCGTGCCGGCGGCCAACGTCATCAGCGGCGACACGCTGGCCGAACTCGCACGCAAGCACCAGCTGGCCGAAGCGGTGATCAACCGGCTCGCCGGCTTCATGGACGTCGAGGCGCTGCGCGCGGTCGCCGACGGCGTCGCGGTGAACCTCGACACCGTGGCCGACGCTGAAGGCAGTGCCATCGCGTTGCAGGCCGCGCTGCCCGACGCCGAGGTCGCTGGCGAATTCGACGCGCACCACGACAAGCCGCTGCTGCGCATCAGCCGGCGCCATCACGGCAACATCAAGAGCAGCGTGCTGACGCAGGACTTCGTGCACGGCGCCGACTACGCCGCGCTGGCCGAGGCCGCGCACACCTTCCGCGGCCTGCTCGGCGAAGGCGCGCGCGTGATGCGCGGCGAAGGCGAGAAGCGCCGCGAAGAATCCGTTGCCGATTTCCGCCAGGCGATGCGCTGGCTTCTCCAGGAGGCCGAGCGCGCCACCGCGCGCCAGCGCTACAAGGGCCTGGGCGAGATGAACCCCGAGCAGCTGTGGGAAACCACGATGGACCCGGCCGTGCGCCGCCTGCTGCGCGTGCAGATCGACGACGCGATCGAGGCCGACCGCGTCTTCACGATGCTGATGGGGGACGAAGTGGAGCCGCGCCGCGACTTCATCGAGACGAATGCGCTGAGGGCGGGGAATATCGACGTTTGA
- a CDS encoding DNA polymerase III beta subunit, whose protein sequence is MIVLKATQEKTLAVLQAVSGIVERRHTLPILANVLIRKTSGALQLTTSDLEIQIRTTADLDGDRGDFTTTVGARKLIDILRTLPAEQTVSLESSQNKLILKGGKSRFTLQTLPAEDFPLVQEAANFGPVFSVPQKTLKSLLSQVSFAMAVHDIRYYLNGILFVAEGKQLSLVATDGHRLAFASAKLEVEVPKQEVILPRKTVLELQRLLSDAEGAIEMQFAANQAKFSFGGMEFVSKLVEGKFPDYNRVIPRNHRNQITLGRATLLAALQRTAILTNEKFKGVRLNIEPGTLRVASSNAEQEEAVDELDVDYGGDSIEIGFNVSYLIDALANMEQEMVKVELSDSNSSALLTIPDNAQFKYVVMPMRI, encoded by the coding sequence ATGATCGTCCTGAAGGCCACGCAAGAGAAAACGCTCGCCGTGCTGCAAGCGGTCTCGGGCATCGTCGAGCGCCGGCACACGTTGCCGATTCTGGCCAATGTGCTGATCCGCAAAACGAGCGGCGCGCTGCAGCTCACCACCAGTGACCTCGAAATCCAGATCCGCACCACGGCCGATCTCGATGGCGACCGCGGCGACTTCACGACCACGGTCGGCGCGCGCAAGCTGATCGACATCCTGCGCACGCTGCCGGCCGAGCAGACCGTGTCGCTCGAGTCGAGCCAGAACAAGCTGATCCTGAAGGGCGGGAAGAGCCGCTTCACGCTGCAAACCCTGCCGGCCGAGGACTTTCCGCTGGTGCAGGAGGCGGCGAACTTCGGGCCCGTGTTCAGCGTGCCGCAGAAGACTTTGAAGAGTCTGCTGAGCCAGGTGTCGTTCGCGATGGCGGTGCACGATATCCGCTACTACCTGAACGGCATCCTGTTCGTCGCCGAGGGCAAGCAGCTCAGCCTGGTCGCCACCGACGGGCACCGGCTCGCGTTCGCGTCGGCCAAGCTCGAGGTCGAGGTGCCGAAGCAGGAGGTGATCCTGCCGCGCAAGACGGTGCTCGAGCTGCAGCGGCTGTTGTCCGACGCCGAAGGCGCGATCGAGATGCAGTTCGCCGCGAACCAGGCGAAGTTCAGCTTCGGCGGCATGGAGTTCGTCTCGAAATTGGTCGAGGGCAAGTTCCCCGACTACAACCGCGTGATTCCGCGCAACCACCGCAATCAGATCACGCTCGGTCGCGCGACGCTGCTGGCCGCTCTGCAGCGCACCGCGATCCTGACCAACGAGAAGTTCAAGGGCGTGCGGCTGAACATCGAGCCCGGCACCTTGCGCGTCGCGTCGAGCAACGCCGAGCAGGAGGAGGCGGTCGACGAACTCGACGTCGACTACGGCGGCGACAGCATCGAGATCGGCTTCAACGTCAGCTACCTGATCGACGCGCTGGCGAACATGGAGCAGGAGATGGTGAAGGTCGAGCTGTCGGACTCGAACAGCTCGGCGCTGTTGACCATCCCCGACAACGCGCAGTTCAAGTACGTCGTGATGCCGATGCGCATCTGA
- a CDS encoding Adenine phosphoribosyltransferase translates to MDDRAEFLRSHIRTVPDWPAPGVQFRDITPLLQDPRVFRVLIEAFTQRYQEPARRPAVIAGLDARGFIIGAVVAYQLGLGFVPIRKKGKLPFTTVAETYELEYGSATVELHTDAVRPGERVLLIDDLIATGGTMMAGWRLLEKLGANVIEGAAIVDLPELGGSKRLRDAGLPLYTLVDFAGR, encoded by the coding sequence ATGGACGACCGTGCCGAATTCCTGCGCTCGCACATCCGCACCGTGCCGGACTGGCCCGCGCCGGGCGTGCAGTTCCGCGACATCACGCCATTGCTGCAAGACCCACGAGTGTTTCGCGTGCTGATCGAGGCGTTCACGCAGCGCTACCAGGAGCCGGCGCGTCGCCCTGCGGTGATCGCCGGGCTGGACGCGCGCGGCTTCATCATCGGCGCGGTGGTCGCGTACCAGCTTGGGCTGGGGTTCGTGCCGATCCGCAAGAAGGGCAAGCTCCCGTTCACCACGGTCGCCGAAACCTACGAACTCGAATACGGCAGCGCGACGGTCGAACTGCACACCGACGCGGTCCGCCCCGGCGAACGGGTGCTGCTGATCGACGACCTGATCGCGACCGGCGGCACGATGATGGCCGGCTGGCGTCTGCTGGAAAAACTCGGGGCGAACGTGATCGAAGGCGCGGCGATCGTCGACCTGCCCGAGCTCGGCGGATCGAAGCGGCTGCGCGATGCCGGCCTACCGCTGTATACGCTGGTGGACTTCGCCGGCCGCTAG
- a CDS encoding cyclic nucleotide-binding protein codes for MNQSAPASVKFNVQDLVRAVGMDSAYDTLNLTLTTAQWEILGSYLQPFALAQGQMLIEQGALDRTLYFIESGTLSVHYEDEDGRMSLALVGAGSVVGEGAFFSRLPRNASAVGAGPCKLWCLTPVRFAELANRQPNIALSVVMALGEVIGKRMSNKPRRIAVT; via the coding sequence ATGAATCAATCAGCGCCCGCCTCCGTGAAGTTCAACGTGCAGGATCTGGTCCGGGCCGTCGGCATGGACAGCGCGTACGACACGCTCAATCTGACGCTGACCACCGCGCAGTGGGAAATCCTCGGTAGCTACTTGCAGCCGTTCGCGCTCGCGCAGGGTCAGATGCTGATCGAGCAGGGCGCGCTGGATCGCACGCTGTACTTCATCGAAAGCGGCACGCTGAGCGTGCACTACGAGGACGAAGACGGCCGCATGAGCCTGGCGCTGGTCGGTGCCGGCTCGGTCGTCGGCGAGGGCGCATTCTTCTCGCGGCTGCCGCGCAATGCCAGCGCGGTCGGCGCGGGGCCCTGCAAGCTCTGGTGCCTGACGCCGGTGCGCTTCGCCGAGCTGGCGAACCGCCAGCCGAATATCGCGCTCAGCGTCGTGATGGCGCTGGGCGAGGTGATCGGCAAGCGCATGTCGAACAAGCCGCGCCGCATCGCGGTGACCTGA
- a CDS encoding Inner membrane protein translocase and chaperone YidC, long form, with protein sequence MNDIRRTILWVIFGFSLVLLWDQWQVYNGHKATFFPSAHVAIKAGESASAAGGSAATPAASPSTAQPATAGQLAQVAQVPGAQPGGTAPAPAGPAHQQVVVSTDVLRLTFDTEGGSLVRSALLKVPDEVDKSQPFVLMQDDAQTVYVAQSGLIGATGSAGFPTHKTVMTLLPDARTLTPGSDTLTVRFESPDLGGVKLIKTYTLKRGSYALGVKFDVVNTGTAPVSPELYLQLVRDGKPAGATRFYSTFTGPAVYTDEKKYQKIEFKKIDENKAEIQQESSSGYVAMVQHYFASAWLLASGIQRNLFVRKVGSDLYAVGMIVPLNQIAPGASRAVDARLFTGPEEEQTLEALAPGLDLVKDYGWFTIIAKPLYWLLYNIHRFLGNWGWSIVALVFLLKVAFYWLNAKAYSSMAKMKAVGPRITAMRERLKDKPQEMQQEMMKIYREEKVNPMGGCLPMVVQIPVFIALYWVLLSSVEMRGAPWILWIHDLARPDPYYILPLIMACTSLLQTALNPVPPDPMQAKLMWIMPLAFSVMFFFFPAGLVIYYITNNLLSILQQWIINTRMGVPPQFHLPKFR encoded by the coding sequence ATGAACGATATCCGCCGCACCATCCTGTGGGTGATCTTCGGCTTTTCGCTGGTCCTGTTATGGGACCAGTGGCAGGTCTATAACGGGCACAAGGCCACGTTCTTCCCGTCCGCGCATGTCGCGATCAAGGCCGGCGAATCGGCCAGCGCGGCCGGCGGCAGCGCGGCGACACCGGCCGCGAGCCCTTCGACGGCGCAGCCGGCCACGGCCGGTCAGCTGGCGCAAGTTGCGCAGGTGCCGGGTGCGCAGCCGGGCGGAACGGCGCCCGCGCCGGCCGGCCCGGCGCATCAGCAGGTGGTGGTCAGCACCGACGTGCTGCGCCTCACCTTCGACACCGAAGGCGGCTCGCTGGTGCGCTCGGCCTTGCTGAAGGTGCCCGACGAAGTCGACAAAAGCCAGCCGTTCGTGCTGATGCAGGACGACGCGCAGACGGTGTACGTCGCGCAGAGCGGGCTGATCGGCGCAACCGGCAGCGCCGGGTTTCCGACGCACAAAACGGTGATGACGCTGCTGCCCGACGCGCGCACGTTGACGCCCGGCAGCGACACGCTGACCGTCCGGTTCGAATCGCCCGACCTGGGCGGCGTCAAGCTGATCAAGACCTATACCTTGAAGCGCGGCTCGTATGCGCTCGGCGTCAAGTTCGACGTGGTGAACACCGGCACGGCGCCGGTGTCGCCCGAGCTCTACCTGCAATTGGTGCGCGACGGCAAGCCGGCCGGAGCGACGCGCTTTTATTCGACCTTCACCGGTCCGGCGGTCTACACCGACGAGAAGAAATACCAGAAGATCGAATTCAAGAAAATCGACGAGAACAAGGCCGAGATCCAGCAGGAGTCGAGCAGCGGCTACGTCGCGATGGTGCAGCATTACTTCGCGAGCGCCTGGCTGCTGGCGAGCGGCATCCAGCGCAACCTGTTCGTGCGCAAGGTCGGCAGCGACCTGTACGCGGTCGGCATGATCGTGCCGCTGAACCAGATCGCGCCGGGGGCAAGCCGGGCGGTCGACGCGCGGCTGTTCACCGGCCCGGAAGAAGAGCAGACGCTGGAAGCGCTTGCGCCGGGTCTCGATCTGGTGAAGGACTACGGCTGGTTCACGATCATCGCCAAGCCGCTGTACTGGCTGCTCTACAACATCCACCGCTTCCTGGGCAACTGGGGCTGGTCGATTGTCGCGCTGGTGTTCCTGCTGAAGGTCGCGTTCTACTGGCTCAACGCCAAGGCCTATTCCAGCATGGCGAAGATGAAGGCGGTCGGCCCCCGCATCACCGCGATGCGCGAGCGGCTGAAGGACAAGCCGCAGGAAATGCAGCAGGAGATGATGAAGATCTACCGCGAGGAAAAGGTCAACCCGATGGGCGGCTGCCTTCCGATGGTGGTCCAGATCCCGGTGTTCATCGCGCTGTACTGGGTGCTGCTGTCGTCGGTCGAGATGCGCGGCGCGCCGTGGATTCTTTGGATCCACGACCTGGCCCGGCCCGACCCGTACTACATCCTGCCGCTGATCATGGCTTGTACGTCGCTGCTGCAGACCGCATTGAATCCGGTGCCGCCGGACCCGATGCAGGCCAAGCTGATGTGGATCATGCCGCTCGCGTTCTCGGTGATGTTCTTCTTCTTCCCGGCCGGCTTGGTGATCTACTACATCACGAACAACCTGCTGTCGATCCTGCAGCAGTGGATCATCAACACGCGCATGGGCGTGCCACCGCAATTCCACCTGCCGAAGTTCCGCTGA
- a CDS encoding Chromosomal replication initiator protein DnaA, whose product MNGGRNNSLAGTGGLGSTEAGNSLWLSCIDQLAQELPEQQFNTWIKPLAAQVADDLSKVTIHVANRFKLDWIRAQYLGRIAGLLERIYGQPIPVELVLAPRESIPRTAPLFPQPESEVASEPAEAADGREPAQPGALRNRLNSALTFETLVEGTANRMARAAAMHVAGMPGHLYNPLFVYGGVGLGKTHLMHAVGNRLLAERPQAKVLYIHAEQFVSDVVKAYQRKTFDEFKERYHSLDLLLIDDVQFFANKDRTQEEFFNAFEALLAKKSHIVMTSDTYPKGLTDIHERLVSRFDSGLTVAIEPPELEMRVAILINKSAAEGAEMPEEVAFFVAKNVRSNVRELEGALRKILAYSRFNQKEVSIQLARDALRDLLSIQNRQIGIENIQKTVADYYKIKVADMYSKKRPASIARPRQIAMYLAKELTQRSLPEIGELFGGRDHTTVLHAVRKIGAERQNNAELNQQLHVLEQTLKG is encoded by the coding sequence ATGAACGGAGGGCGGAACAACAGCCTGGCTGGTACCGGGGGCCTTGGCAGCACCGAAGCCGGCAACAGCCTGTGGCTGAGTTGCATCGACCAGCTGGCCCAGGAACTGCCGGAGCAGCAGTTCAACACCTGGATCAAGCCACTCGCCGCGCAGGTCGCGGACGACCTGTCCAAGGTCACGATCCATGTAGCGAACCGATTCAAGCTCGACTGGATTCGCGCCCAGTACCTTGGCCGAATCGCCGGTCTACTGGAGCGGATCTACGGCCAGCCGATTCCGGTTGAGTTAGTGCTCGCTCCCAGGGAATCTATTCCCAGAACAGCACCTTTGTTTCCACAACCGGAATCAGAGGTCGCTTCGGAGCCGGCCGAAGCGGCCGACGGCAGAGAGCCGGCGCAGCCCGGCGCGTTGCGCAACCGGCTCAATTCGGCACTGACCTTCGAGACCCTGGTCGAGGGCACCGCGAATCGCATGGCGCGCGCGGCCGCGATGCACGTGGCCGGCATGCCGGGCCATCTGTACAACCCGCTGTTCGTGTACGGCGGCGTCGGCCTGGGCAAGACCCATCTGATGCACGCGGTCGGCAACCGGCTGCTCGCCGAGCGCCCGCAGGCCAAAGTTCTCTACATCCATGCCGAGCAGTTCGTCTCCGATGTGGTCAAAGCCTATCAGCGCAAGACTTTCGACGAATTCAAGGAGCGCTACCACTCGCTCGACCTGCTGCTGATCGACGACGTGCAGTTCTTCGCGAACAAAGACCGCACGCAGGAGGAGTTCTTCAACGCCTTCGAGGCGCTGCTGGCTAAGAAGTCGCACATCGTGATGACCAGCGACACCTACCCGAAGGGCCTGACCGACATCCACGAGCGTCTCGTGTCGCGCTTCGATTCCGGCCTCACGGTCGCGATCGAGCCGCCGGAGCTGGAGATGCGCGTCGCGATCCTGATCAACAAGTCGGCGGCCGAGGGCGCCGAGATGCCCGAGGAGGTCGCGTTCTTCGTCGCAAAAAACGTGCGCTCGAACGTGCGCGAGCTGGAGGGCGCGTTGCGCAAGATCCTCGCGTACTCGCGCTTCAACCAGAAGGAAGTCTCGATCCAGCTCGCGCGCGACGCGCTGCGCGACCTGCTGTCGATCCAGAACCGGCAGATTGGCATCGAGAACATCCAGAAGACGGTCGCCGACTATTACAAGATCAAGGTCGCCGACATGTACAGCAAGAAGCGCCCGGCCAGCATCGCGCGGCCGCGCCAGATCGCGATGTACCTGGCGAAGGAGCTGACGCAGCGCAGCCTGCCCGAGATCGGCGAACTGTTCGGCGGGCGCGACCACACCACGGTGCTGCACGCGGTGCGCAAGATCGGCGCCGAGCGCCAGAACAACGCCGAACTGAACCAGCAACTGCATGTGCTCGAGCAGACGCTCAAGGGTTGA
- a CDS encoding tRNA-5-carboxymethylaminomethyl-2-thiouridine(34) synthesis protein MnmE, which yields MPTLDHDPIAAIATAAGRGGIGIVRISGQGLAPLIEALCGRGLQPREATYLPFLDGDGSAIERGLALYFPAPHSYTGEDVLELQAHGGPVLLQLLLARVLAAGAEPDSVGGRPRLARLRLARPGEFTERAFLNGKIDLAQAEAVADLIDAATESAARSAARSLAGAFSGEVDTLREALIQLRMLVEATLDFPEEDIDFLRQADAAGQLARLRETLARVQERTRQGALLREGIKVVIAGQPNAGKSSLLNALAGAELAIVTPVPGTTRDLVRQTIQIEGVPLHVIDTAGLRAQGDEIEQIGIARAWGQIEQADAVLFLHDLTRADAPDYIAADAEIARTLALKVSRNTPIVTIWNKCDAVAGEAAASLAAGRDGIVLSARTGAGLESLRARLLEVAGWQALPEGVYTARARHVQALLRVGGHLAAAADHLAARAPALELLAEELRLAQHALGEITGAFTSDDLLGVIFSQFCIGK from the coding sequence GTGCCGACGCTCGACCACGACCCGATCGCCGCGATCGCGACCGCGGCCGGTCGCGGTGGCATCGGCATCGTGCGCATCAGCGGCCAGGGTTTGGCACCGCTAATCGAAGCGCTCTGCGGACGTGGCCTGCAACCCCGTGAAGCCACCTACCTGCCGTTCCTGGACGGCGACGGATCGGCGATCGAGCGCGGCCTGGCGCTCTACTTCCCGGCGCCGCATTCTTACACCGGTGAAGACGTGCTGGAACTGCAGGCGCATGGCGGGCCGGTGCTGCTGCAGTTGCTGCTGGCGCGGGTGCTGGCCGCCGGCGCCGAGCCGGATTCCGTGGGCGGGCGGCCGCGGCTGGCCCGGCTGCGGCTCGCGCGCCCCGGCGAGTTCACCGAACGCGCGTTCCTGAACGGCAAGATCGACCTGGCGCAGGCCGAGGCCGTGGCCGATCTGATCGACGCCGCGACGGAGAGCGCGGCGCGCAGTGCCGCGCGTTCGCTCGCCGGCGCGTTTTCCGGCGAAGTCGATACGCTGCGCGAAGCGCTGATCCAGCTAAGGATGCTGGTCGAGGCCACGCTCGACTTCCCAGAGGAAGACATCGACTTCCTGCGCCAGGCCGACGCGGCCGGCCAACTCGCGCGGCTGCGCGAAACGCTGGCGCGGGTGCAAGAGCGCACGCGCCAGGGCGCGCTGCTGCGCGAAGGCATCAAGGTCGTGATCGCGGGCCAGCCCAATGCCGGTAAGAGTTCGCTGCTGAACGCGCTGGCCGGCGCGGAACTGGCGATCGTCACGCCGGTGCCGGGCACTACGCGCGACCTGGTGCGCCAGACGATACAGATCGAGGGCGTGCCGCTGCACGTGATCGACACCGCGGGGCTGCGCGCGCAGGGCGACGAGATCGAGCAAATCGGCATCGCGCGCGCCTGGGGTCAGATCGAACAGGCCGACGCGGTGCTGTTTCTGCACGACCTGACGCGCGCCGATGCTCCGGATTACATAGCGGCTGACGCAGAGATCGCGCGGACTCTGGCGTTGAAAGTCTCAAGAAATACGCCGATCGTCACGATCTGGAACAAGTGCGACGCGGTCGCCGGCGAAGCCGCTGCCAGCCTTGCCGCCGGCCGCGACGGCATCGTGCTGTCGGCCCGCACCGGCGCCGGACTCGAGAGCTTGCGCGCCAGGCTGCTCGAGGTCGCCGGCTGGCAGGCGCTGCCGGAAGGGGTCTACACCGCGCGCGCGCGCCATGTGCAAGCGCTGCTGCGAGTCGGTGGCCATCTGGCCGCCGCGGCCGATCATCTGGCCGCGCGCGCGCCGGCGCTGGAACTGCTGGCCGAGGAGCTGCGGCTGGCGCAGCATGCGCTCGGTGAAATCACCGGGGCGTTCACCAGCGACGATCTGCTGGGTGTGATTTTTTCACAATTTTGCATAGGAAAATAG
- a CDS encoding LSU ribosomal protein L34p: protein MKRTYQPSKIRRARTHGFLVRMKTRGGRSVINARRAKGRKRLSV from the coding sequence ATGAAACGCACCTATCAACCCTCCAAAATTCGCCGCGCCCGCACCCATGGCTTTCTGGTGCGCATGAAGACCCGCGGCGGCCGTAGCGTGATCAACGCGCGTCGCGCGAAGGGCCGCAAGCGTCTGTCGGTCTGA